A window from Solanum stenotomum isolate F172 chromosome 5, ASM1918654v1, whole genome shotgun sequence encodes these proteins:
- the LOC125864032 gene encoding uncharacterized protein LOC125864032, producing the protein MPGYAKFMKELVTMKMRLDYETIEVLYSCSTIMTKELIAKREDPGAFTTPCTIGMLQFGKDLCDLGASINLMPYAIYKQLDREINAEIPIILGRPFLATERALMDVESGKLKFWPSDLYMVSTEDVIDEAVESVSHLMRKNEPLESVLAIYDKSKVQGYDELVAALSRLGVYSRNPIKLDIDLKNRESPLAKPSTEEPPNLELKTLPSHLKYVFLGANNTLPVIIAAEFLERQGNFLVKYCRNI; encoded by the exons atgcCGGGATAcgccaaattcatgaaagagcTAGTTACAATGAAAATGAGGTTGGATTATGAAACTATTGAAGTACTCTATAGTTGCAGCACAATTATGACAAAAGAGCTAATCGCTAAGAGAGAAGATCCTGGGGCATTCACCACCCCGTGCACCATTGGTATGCTCCAATTTGGTAAAGATTTGTGCGATTTAGGAGCAAGCATCAACTTAATGCCATATGCAATATACAAACAACTTG ATCGTGAGATCAATGCTGAAATccccattattttgggaagaccattCTTAGCAACTGAGAGGGCATTGATGGATGTCGAAAGCGGGAAATTGAAGTTCTGG CCAAGCGATCTCTATATGGTGTCAACTGAGGATGTTATAGATGAAGCGGTGGAAAGTGTGAGCCATTTGATGCGAAAGAATGAACCCCTTGAATCTGTGCTTGCTATTTATGATAAATCCAAAGTTCAGGGCTATGACGAATTGGTAGCTGCCTTATCGAGATTAGGAGTATATTCAAGGAATCCAATCAAGTTGGATATCGACTTGAAAAACAGAGAAAGTCCTCTTGCAAAGCCATCAACTGAGGAACCGCCAAATCTGGAGTTAAAAACACTACCCTCTCATCTCAAATATGTCTTCTTGGGAGCCAATAATACTTTACCCGTGATTATCGCAGCTGAATTTCTTGAAAGGCAGGGGAACTTTCTGGTGAAGTACTGCAGAAACATATAA